A genomic window from Brevibacillus agri includes:
- a CDS encoding aspartate aminotransferase family protein translates to MSRSYVIKPELGKTYPFISHGKGIYLYDKDGKRYIDGCSGAVTASIGHGVEEVAEAMYQQAKEVSFAYRSHFSSDAVEELGAKLAEWAPGSLNWTFFVSSGSEATETAQKIAIQYWQEKGRPTKNRIISRWMSYHGITMGALSMSGHVLRRKRFVPLLEDYPTITGPYPYRRPAGMSLEAYALECANELERAILRVGAEQVAAFIAEPVIGASGGAVVPPDGYFQRIREICDKYEVLFIADEVMTGVGRTGKAFGVDHWGVVPDLMTLGKGMSAGYTPMAATMVTDEIIETITQGSGLIMAGHTYSANPQSAAVSLAVLKYVEKHGLIEKAAEQGAYLLSRLQELADELPLIGEARGLGMLCGLEFVKNKETKEPFALSEGVASKVIAKAFEKGLLIYPAMGGIEGVAGDSIIVSPPLTITKEQIDELIALLKDAIVSVQQELKDKALIG, encoded by the coding sequence ATGAGCAGAAGCTATGTAATCAAACCGGAGTTGGGCAAGACGTATCCGTTCATTTCTCATGGCAAAGGCATTTATTTATACGATAAAGACGGCAAGCGCTATATCGACGGCTGCAGCGGGGCTGTGACCGCGAGCATCGGCCACGGGGTGGAAGAAGTCGCCGAAGCGATGTACCAGCAGGCCAAAGAAGTATCGTTTGCGTACCGCTCGCACTTCAGCAGCGACGCTGTGGAGGAGCTGGGGGCGAAGCTGGCCGAGTGGGCGCCAGGTTCGTTGAACTGGACGTTTTTTGTGAGCAGCGGCTCCGAAGCGACGGAGACAGCGCAAAAAATCGCGATCCAATACTGGCAGGAAAAAGGCAGGCCGACGAAAAACAGAATCATCTCCCGCTGGATGAGCTACCACGGCATCACCATGGGGGCGCTCTCCATGTCGGGGCACGTGCTGCGCCGGAAGCGCTTCGTTCCGCTTTTGGAGGACTATCCGACGATTACCGGGCCGTATCCGTACCGCAGACCAGCAGGCATGTCGCTGGAAGCGTACGCCCTGGAATGCGCGAATGAGCTGGAGCGGGCCATTCTGCGCGTCGGAGCCGAGCAGGTGGCGGCCTTTATCGCGGAGCCGGTTATCGGGGCTTCCGGTGGCGCGGTCGTCCCGCCAGACGGCTACTTCCAGCGGATTCGCGAAATTTGCGACAAGTACGAAGTGCTGTTCATCGCCGACGAAGTGATGACAGGGGTAGGGCGCACCGGAAAAGCGTTCGGGGTCGATCACTGGGGTGTCGTGCCTGACCTGATGACGCTTGGCAAAGGGATGAGCGCCGGCTATACGCCGATGGCTGCCACGATGGTGACGGATGAAATTATCGAGACGATCACCCAGGGAAGCGGGCTGATTATGGCGGGACACACATACAGCGCCAACCCGCAGTCTGCTGCCGTCTCGCTCGCGGTTTTGAAGTACGTCGAGAAGCACGGCCTGATCGAGAAAGCGGCCGAGCAAGGCGCTTACTTGCTGTCTCGCCTGCAAGAGCTGGCAGATGAATTGCCGCTGATTGGCGAGGCGCGCGGTTTGGGCATGCTCTGCGGTCTGGAATTTGTCAAAAACAAAGAAACGAAAGAGCCGTTCGCCTTGTCAGAAGGAGTGGCGTCCAAGGTCATCGCGAAGGCATTCGAAAAAGGTCTGCTCATCTATCCCGCCATGGGGGGAATCGAAGGCGTGGCAGGAGACTCGATCATCGTTTCCCCGCCGCTGACGATTACAAAAGAGCAGATTGATGAACTGATCGCCCTCTTGAAAGATGCGATTGTCAGCGTCCAGCAGGAGCTAAAAGACAAGGCGCTGATTGGCTAG
- a CDS encoding TIGR01212 family radical SAM protein (This family includes YhcC from E. coli K-12, an uncharacterized radical SAM protein.) gives MKLAPQHCDHDTPLLWGDKRYHTWNYHLRSTFHEKIFKVPLDGGFSCPNRDGKVATGGCTFCSARGSGDFAGDRRMDLKRQFHDVKTRMHEKWPQAKYLGFFQAYTNTYAPVDELREMYEVILRQEGVVGLSIATRPDCLPDDVVEYLAELNERTYLWVELGLQTIHEHTAQLINRAHDYACYVDAVERLRKHNIRVCTHIIYGLPGESHEEMMQTADAVAHLDVQGIKIHLLHLLRKTPMVKQYEAGLLEFLSQEEYTKLVVDTLEILPPEMIVHRITGDGPKDLLIGPMWSRKKWEVLNGINAELNRRNSWQGKFYVPHR, from the coding sequence ATGAAGCTCGCACCACAACATTGCGATCACGATACTCCCTTGCTGTGGGGAGATAAACGATACCATACATGGAACTACCATTTGCGTTCGACTTTTCACGAAAAAATTTTCAAGGTTCCGCTGGACGGGGGCTTCAGTTGCCCGAACCGGGACGGCAAGGTCGCGACGGGTGGCTGCACGTTTTGCAGTGCGCGCGGCTCCGGCGATTTTGCCGGGGACCGGAGAATGGATCTAAAGCGCCAGTTTCACGATGTGAAAACCCGGATGCATGAAAAGTGGCCCCAGGCCAAATACCTTGGCTTTTTCCAGGCGTACACGAACACGTACGCCCCTGTAGACGAACTGCGCGAGATGTACGAGGTCATTCTCCGGCAGGAAGGAGTTGTCGGCCTCTCGATCGCAACGCGTCCTGACTGCCTCCCGGACGATGTGGTGGAGTATTTGGCGGAGTTGAACGAGCGGACGTATCTGTGGGTGGAGCTGGGCCTGCAAACGATCCACGAGCATACCGCGCAACTGATTAACCGGGCGCACGACTACGCCTGCTATGTCGATGCGGTGGAGAGGCTGCGCAAGCACAACATTCGCGTCTGTACGCACATCATCTACGGGTTGCCGGGAGAATCGCACGAAGAAATGATGCAGACGGCCGATGCGGTCGCCCATCTCGACGTGCAAGGGATCAAAATTCATTTGCTGCACCTGCTGCGCAAGACGCCGATGGTCAAGCAGTACGAAGCGGGCCTGCTGGAATTTCTTTCGCAGGAGGAGTACACCAAGCTCGTCGTCGATACACTTGAAATTTTGCCGCCGGAAATGATCGTCCACCGCATCACAGGCGACGGGCCAAAGGATTTGCTGATCGGTCCGATGTGGAGCCGCAAGAAGTGGGAAGTGCTGAACGGGATCAATGCCGAGCTGAACCGCCGAAACAGTTGGCAAGGGAAGTTTTATGTTCCGCACAGGTAA
- the ablB gene encoding putative beta-lysine N-acetyltransferase produces the protein MTQTQIEEMLAAGDLVDDRQNRRVKLHLYDRARLKEYDQMLRQVAEKSNATKLIVYGKKRDVAEWLALGYRQEGVIDGFFRGENAYMLTAYVTEERATSTAPELAEEILALSLAKAGAGEEKPLPEGYSMRPATEADAEELARLYGLVFATYPTPMDDPHYVRKTMQEGTVYFVVEHAGKIACAASAEVSERMGSAEMTDCATHPDHAGKGLLQPLFCALEKKMEEAGIYYLYTLTRAQSAGMNVTAAKMGYEYRGRLINNCTIFSGFEDMNIWVKPLRQTRDE, from the coding sequence ATGACACAGACACAGATTGAGGAAATGCTCGCTGCGGGCGATTTGGTGGACGATCGGCAAAACCGCAGGGTCAAGCTGCATCTGTACGACCGGGCGCGGCTGAAGGAATACGACCAGATGCTGCGGCAGGTGGCCGAGAAGTCGAATGCCACCAAGCTGATCGTCTACGGGAAAAAGCGGGACGTAGCGGAGTGGCTCGCGCTTGGCTATCGGCAGGAAGGGGTCATTGACGGATTTTTTCGCGGAGAAAATGCCTACATGCTCACGGCGTATGTGACAGAGGAACGGGCGACGTCGACAGCGCCTGAGCTGGCGGAGGAAATTTTGGCGCTGAGTCTGGCAAAGGCGGGAGCGGGGGAAGAAAAGCCGCTGCCGGAAGGGTACAGCATGCGTCCGGCAACAGAGGCAGATGCAGAGGAGCTGGCACGCCTGTACGGCCTTGTGTTCGCGACGTATCCTACCCCCATGGATGATCCGCATTACGTGCGCAAGACGATGCAGGAGGGGACGGTGTACTTCGTCGTCGAGCATGCCGGGAAGATCGCCTGCGCAGCGTCTGCCGAAGTGTCGGAGCGGATGGGCTCGGCGGAGATGACCGACTGTGCCACCCACCCCGATCACGCCGGAAAAGGCCTCCTCCAGCCGCTGTTTTGCGCTCTGGAAAAAAAGATGGAGGAGGCAGGGATTTACTATCTCTATACCTTGACCCGGGCGCAATCGGCCGGGATGAACGTGACAGCAGCCAAGATGGGCTATGAATACCGCGGTCGGCTCATCAACAACTGCACGATTTTTTCCGGATTCGAAGATATGAACATCTGGGTGAAGCCGCTGCGGCAAACCAGGGACGAATAA
- a CDS encoding endonuclease/exonuclease/phosphatase family protein, with product MLRAVSYNIHSGRDLWWRKRLVQMADTLSYLQPDIVGLQEVHQNSKYGYQASFLAEQLQYHLAFAPSIPHGDGHYGNALLSKYPLENIQTVALPAKREQRTLLQAAFQWSGKTITAWVTHCSLNQTSRTAQLQFLSELLSRHQGPVLLMGDFNAANVSFAPVLQDCALVCGQEKKHTLPAFRRRLDYVFASSHWDIQQYAVSNVTWSDHVPIIVDARLK from the coding sequence ATGCTGCGAGCAGTAAGTTACAACATTCACAGTGGCCGCGATCTCTGGTGGCGCAAACGTCTTGTCCAAATGGCTGACACACTGTCCTACTTGCAACCAGACATCGTAGGCTTGCAGGAAGTCCACCAAAACTCCAAATACGGCTATCAAGCGAGCTTTTTGGCAGAGCAATTGCAGTATCACCTCGCTTTTGCGCCATCAATCCCGCACGGCGACGGACACTACGGAAACGCGCTGCTCTCGAAATATCCGCTCGAAAACATCCAGACCGTCGCACTCCCTGCGAAGCGCGAGCAACGGACGCTGTTGCAGGCTGCTTTCCAGTGGAGCGGAAAAACCATCACCGCCTGGGTAACGCATTGCAGCTTGAATCAAACAAGCCGTACAGCGCAACTACAGTTCCTCTCCGAACTCCTTTCCCGCCATCAGGGCCCTGTTCTGCTCATGGGGGACTTCAACGCTGCCAACGTGTCCTTCGCCCCTGTCCTGCAAGACTGCGCTCTCGTCTGCGGACAGGAGAAGAAGCACACCCTCCCGGCCTTTCGCCGCCGTCTGGATTACGTGTTTGCCTCCAGCCATTGGGACATTCAGCAGTATGCCGTCTCTAACGTCACCTGGTCAGATCACGTGCCGATCATTGTGGATGCGCGCCTGAAATGA
- a CDS encoding alkaline phosphatase family protein: MKKVLLFLIDSMMPDVLERCIAANKAPGLRFLLEHSQYIPDCVTVFPTMTASIDCSLITGVYPDQHKVPGLVWYDSEQKKIVNYINGAVPVRKLGIAQCATNVLFDLNERHLSKDVKTIHEVLEEHQLVSGSINVIAHRGHKQHKVHMPPLLDAITSFQLRETVSGPTIMSIGTLVRPDIFRPVTWNMAQTVFEGYGINDTYAIDVLIEVIRSGKQPHFTLVYLPENDHKLHASPQNAIQHLADVDKQLVRFLDSFASWEQMLERNVCILISDHGQTVIGEGEEHNISLDALLKGFSIHALGKEVTSEVEVVICNNERMTFLYPVNGTEQAAIVEAVSVDKRIDLIAWKDGEKMIVRRGGSKQELSFWRGAEYSDAYGRSWGMAGDPSVLDVQYDGETLTFDTYPDAFSRLYGAAFAQQGPAVILTAAPGYEFLSECAPTHLGGGSHGSLHKRDSLIPLVIAGAAQSFPLPARLVDVKDFILRELGVISGAHPQ, translated from the coding sequence ATGAAAAAGGTACTTCTTTTTTTGATCGACTCCATGATGCCGGATGTGCTGGAGCGTTGCATTGCGGCAAACAAAGCGCCGGGCTTGCGCTTTTTGCTGGAACATAGCCAGTACATCCCGGACTGCGTGACCGTGTTTCCGACGATGACGGCTTCGATCGACTGCTCTCTGATAACGGGCGTGTACCCGGATCAGCACAAAGTTCCGGGACTGGTTTGGTACGATTCGGAGCAGAAAAAAATAGTGAATTACATTAACGGCGCGGTTCCGGTGCGCAAGCTGGGCATTGCCCAATGTGCAACCAACGTGCTGTTTGACTTGAACGAGCGCCACCTTAGCAAAGACGTGAAGACGATCCATGAGGTGCTGGAAGAGCACCAGCTCGTGTCGGGGTCGATCAATGTCATTGCCCACCGTGGCCATAAGCAGCACAAGGTGCACATGCCGCCTCTGCTCGACGCCATCACCTCTTTTCAGCTTCGCGAGACGGTAAGCGGCCCGACGATCATGAGCATAGGCACGCTGGTGCGGCCAGACATATTCCGTCCGGTGACGTGGAATATGGCGCAGACCGTATTCGAAGGCTACGGAATCAACGACACGTACGCCATCGACGTCCTGATCGAAGTCATTCGCAGTGGCAAACAGCCTCATTTTACCTTGGTCTACCTCCCGGAAAACGATCACAAGCTCCACGCTTCGCCGCAAAATGCTATCCAGCACCTTGCCGATGTAGACAAGCAGCTCGTGCGCTTTTTGGACAGCTTCGCCTCCTGGGAGCAAATGCTGGAGCGAAACGTCTGCATCCTGATCTCGGACCATGGCCAGACGGTAATCGGGGAAGGCGAAGAGCACAATATTTCATTGGATGCTCTCCTGAAGGGGTTTTCCATTCATGCGCTGGGGAAGGAAGTGACCAGCGAAGTCGAGGTAGTCATTTGCAACAATGAGCGGATGACCTTTTTGTATCCGGTGAACGGGACAGAGCAGGCGGCGATTGTCGAAGCGGTCAGCGTTGATAAACGGATTGACTTGATCGCCTGGAAGGATGGCGAGAAAATGATTGTTCGCCGCGGGGGCTCAAAGCAGGAGCTGAGTTTTTGGCGCGGTGCGGAGTATTCCGACGCTTATGGACGCTCGTGGGGAATGGCTGGCGATCCGTCCGTGCTCGATGTGCAGTACGATGGCGAGACGCTGACCTTTGACACGTACCCCGATGCTTTTTCCCGGCTGTACGGAGCGGCGTTTGCGCAGCAAGGTCCGGCTGTCATTTTGACTGCGGCGCCGGGGTACGAATTTTTGTCAGAATGCGCACCTACCCATCTCGGAGGGGGAAGCCACGGTTCTTTGCACAAACGCGATTCGCTGATTCCTTTGGTAATCGCGGGCGCGGCTCAATCGTTTCCGTTGCCGGCGCGGCTGGTGGACGTCAAAGATTTTATTTTACGCGAGCTGGGCGTCATTTCAGGCGCGCATCCACAATGA
- a CDS encoding PucR family transcriptional regulator, giving the protein MTITIREALQLPDMVQTRLIAGAGGLDNPIRWVTIVEVLEDASRLQEGEFLITTGFGLAENMERQSSFIPTLARQKLSGVAIHTGFYLREIPESFLELADRHQLPLIEIPTEINFSTITRAILQPIVNRQFETLAYSQAIHNRMIDAALSKGGLPAIAAELAELTGGGVTLLDALGFEVTQHGCPTAPTDDEAREHVHTVPIRASREHFGTLSLAKPREAWKELDDVALQHAATLCALEYVKERAVSATEWRLKGDFVEELLNGKPMSPQELESRCRMLGYPLSGKHLVVAVKVDTAEPDRLGELHQSAITLMRRLCDRHQRSYLLRERPHCLLFVLPDDRTSLQLLEQFTARWEGLHSSTPLQVAISNPRDQLTDVSGASEEAMFALQAYPLLARAPQMLRYRDMQGYQFLFPYHRDEQSMLGLWKPILEPLIRYDSKYNQQLLETLEVYLAQNGNGLQASQALYIHRHTLKYRLTQIEEKTGYRLEDAHQRWQLQLALMARRLQQQLFPSRE; this is encoded by the coding sequence GTGACGATTACGATCAGAGAGGCTCTGCAACTGCCTGACATGGTGCAGACGCGGTTGATCGCCGGAGCGGGCGGACTGGACAATCCGATTCGCTGGGTGACGATTGTCGAGGTGCTCGAAGACGCCAGTCGGCTGCAGGAAGGCGAGTTTTTGATTACGACCGGATTCGGCCTCGCTGAAAATATGGAGCGGCAAAGCTCGTTCATTCCGACGTTGGCGAGACAAAAGCTGAGCGGAGTCGCCATCCATACCGGATTTTACTTGCGGGAAATTCCCGAAAGCTTTCTTGAGCTGGCTGATCGCCACCAGCTCCCGCTCATCGAAATTCCGACCGAAATCAACTTCTCGACGATTACCAGAGCCATTTTGCAGCCGATCGTCAACCGGCAGTTCGAGACGCTCGCCTATTCGCAGGCGATCCACAACCGGATGATCGACGCAGCCCTGTCCAAAGGCGGTCTGCCTGCCATCGCCGCCGAGTTGGCAGAGCTGACGGGCGGCGGCGTGACGCTTTTGGATGCGCTCGGCTTTGAAGTGACCCAGCACGGCTGCCCGACAGCGCCGACCGATGACGAAGCGAGAGAGCACGTGCATACGGTACCCATCCGCGCCAGTCGCGAGCATTTCGGCACGCTCAGCCTGGCCAAGCCGCGGGAAGCGTGGAAGGAGCTGGACGATGTGGCGCTCCAGCACGCAGCTACCTTGTGTGCGCTCGAATATGTAAAAGAACGCGCCGTTTCTGCGACAGAATGGCGGCTGAAAGGCGACTTCGTCGAGGAGCTTTTAAACGGAAAGCCGATGAGTCCGCAAGAGCTGGAAAGCCGCTGTCGCATGCTCGGATACCCGTTGTCGGGCAAGCATCTCGTCGTGGCCGTCAAGGTGGACACTGCCGAACCGGACAGGCTCGGGGAGCTGCACCAAAGCGCCATCACGCTGATGCGCAGGCTTTGCGACCGCCACCAGCGCTCGTATTTGCTGCGAGAACGGCCTCATTGCCTGCTGTTCGTGCTGCCCGATGACCGGACGAGCCTGCAGCTCTTGGAGCAGTTCACAGCCCGCTGGGAGGGGCTGCATTCCTCCACTCCCTTGCAGGTCGCCATCAGCAATCCGCGCGATCAGTTGACAGATGTTTCTGGCGCGTCCGAGGAAGCCATGTTCGCGCTGCAAGCCTATCCCTTGCTCGCTCGCGCCCCGCAAATGCTGCGCTACCGGGACATGCAAGGCTACCAGTTCCTGTTTCCTTACCACCGCGACGAGCAGAGCATGCTCGGCTTGTGGAAGCCGATCCTGGAGCCGTTGATTCGCTACGACAGCAAATACAACCAGCAGCTTCTGGAGACGCTGGAGGTGTACCTCGCGCAAAACGGGAACGGCCTGCAAGCCTCCCAAGCGTTATATATTCACCGCCACACCTTGAAATACCGCCTGACCCAGATCGAGGAAAAAACAGGCTACCGCCTGGAGGATGCCCATCAGCGCTGGCAGCTTCAACTGGCGCTCATGGCCCGCCGCCTGCAGCAGCAACTGTTTCCTTCCCGCGAGTAG
- a CDS encoding S41 family peptidase, producing the protein MKRFSQWLAAALLAVSAWQAPVQAAENPYVETEEVFYHVMESHLSKPQAAQLVKGALQAVSEQAKERKKLQLAVSPEDDTWDELEQRLVEWQSKGGFDAASMNVWAIDGMLSTLDDPHSVFFTADELRLFQSDVENQFVGFGFRLRMQNDHLIIREIVPGSPAAASVLKRGDQLQKVNEVSLVGKSFEESYAYLKGAEGTEAVLTVYRPAEKRELQVKLKRAMMTLPEAEGQLFSDGSIGYISLETFGSEGALQMRDKLLEFARSPKPLTGLVLDLRDNGGGYLATARDIASLFMEEGLLMYTTNRNGVEVETWVRNGRDINVPVRILVNGGTASASELLSGALRDHGIAKLIGTKTYGKGSAQQVIPLSAGDALKLTLNEYFTPKHTIVNHIGLTPDILVEDYGAQVIEALHSLNVRQWELSDEDGDTVINGIPFPTVEPLFKQGTNGLQIRAAVLSHLLKDPEIGEKEYVELSPYLHKHSALKVQSKNGFHVLTYTS; encoded by the coding sequence ATGAAGCGGTTTAGTCAATGGCTAGCGGCTGCCCTGTTGGCAGTATCGGCATGGCAAGCGCCAGTCCAGGCAGCAGAAAATCCGTACGTGGAAACAGAAGAAGTGTTTTATCACGTCATGGAAAGTCATCTGAGCAAGCCGCAAGCGGCGCAGTTGGTAAAAGGCGCGCTGCAAGCGGTCAGCGAGCAGGCAAAGGAACGAAAAAAGCTGCAGCTTGCCGTCTCTCCTGAGGACGACACATGGGACGAGCTGGAGCAGCGGCTTGTGGAATGGCAAAGCAAAGGCGGCTTCGATGCGGCTTCGATGAACGTATGGGCGATCGACGGCATGCTCTCGACCCTCGATGATCCGCACAGCGTCTTTTTTACAGCAGACGAACTGCGGCTGTTCCAGTCCGATGTGGAGAATCAGTTCGTCGGGTTCGGCTTTCGTCTGCGGATGCAAAACGATCATTTGATTATTCGCGAAATCGTTCCCGGCTCCCCGGCTGCGGCCTCAGTCCTCAAGCGCGGCGACCAGTTGCAAAAGGTCAATGAGGTTTCGCTTGTGGGCAAAAGCTTCGAGGAGTCGTACGCCTACCTGAAAGGGGCGGAAGGAACGGAAGCGGTCCTGACCGTCTATCGTCCCGCTGAAAAACGCGAGCTTCAGGTCAAGCTGAAACGGGCGATGATGACCCTTCCGGAAGCCGAAGGACAGCTTTTTTCCGATGGGTCCATTGGCTACATCAGCCTCGAAACATTTGGCTCCGAGGGCGCTTTGCAAATGCGCGACAAGCTGCTGGAATTTGCTCGCTCACCAAAACCGTTGACCGGGCTTGTGCTCGATTTGCGCGACAACGGCGGGGGCTATTTGGCGACTGCGCGAGACATCGCGAGCCTGTTTATGGAAGAGGGCCTGCTCATGTACACGACGAACCGCAATGGCGTGGAAGTGGAGACATGGGTGAGAAACGGACGGGATATCAACGTTCCGGTGCGGATTTTGGTGAATGGAGGAACAGCCTCCGCCTCTGAGCTTTTGTCTGGCGCCTTGCGCGACCACGGCATTGCCAAGCTGATCGGCACTAAAACGTACGGAAAAGGAAGCGCGCAGCAAGTCATCCCGCTATCGGCGGGAGATGCGTTGAAGCTGACGCTGAACGAGTATTTCACGCCCAAGCATACGATCGTCAATCACATCGGACTCACGCCGGACATACTGGTAGAGGATTACGGGGCGCAAGTGATCGAAGCTCTCCACTCCCTGAATGTTCGCCAGTGGGAATTGAGCGATGAGGATGGCGATACGGTTATCAACGGCATTCCGTTTCCTACCGTGGAACCGCTTTTCAAGCAAGGAACCAACGGATTGCAAATCAGGGCGGCTGTCCTGTCGCACTTGTTGAAAGATCCTGAGATCGGGGAAAAAGAGTATGTGGAGCTTTCGCCTTATTTGCATAAGCATTCTGCCTTGAAAGTGCAAAGCAAAAATGGATTCCATGTCCTGACTTATACTTCCTAA
- a CDS encoding glycerophosphodiester phosphodiesterase has translation MSTLVFAHRGASGLYPENTMEAFHAAVRKRADGIELDVQLSRDNKLAVIHDHRLERTTNGSGPVRGYTMRELRQLRADKTCSTRYPKARIPVLREVFQAFSDTSLRFIIELKNFFQNQPHLEEKVIELIQRYQLTERTIISTFNFDSLLRIKELDPAQTTGLLYVGPLAKPWAVASQYRCEQLHVPYDQLTRELVQQAKQRQLTVYGWTVNSSRQIQRAVDIGVDGIITNYPGRARKIIHVE, from the coding sequence GTGTCCACACTTGTGTTCGCGCATCGCGGCGCTTCCGGCCTGTATCCGGAAAACACGATGGAAGCCTTTCACGCTGCTGTCCGCAAGCGGGCGGACGGGATTGAGTTGGACGTCCAGCTAAGCCGCGACAACAAGCTGGCCGTCATTCACGATCACCGACTGGAACGGACGACAAACGGCTCCGGTCCTGTGCGCGGCTATACGATGCGGGAGCTGCGCCAGCTTCGCGCAGACAAAACTTGCTCCACGCGTTATCCAAAAGCCCGGATTCCCGTTTTGCGCGAGGTATTTCAAGCCTTTTCCGATACATCGTTACGCTTTATTATCGAATTGAAAAATTTTTTTCAAAACCAGCCCCACCTTGAAGAAAAAGTCATTGAGCTGATCCAGCGCTATCAGCTCACGGAGCGAACGATCATTTCCACGTTCAACTTCGACAGTTTGTTGCGCATCAAAGAACTGGATCCTGCGCAAACGACCGGCCTTTTATACGTCGGCCCGCTCGCAAAACCGTGGGCAGTCGCAAGCCAGTATCGTTGCGAGCAGTTGCACGTCCCGTACGACCAGCTCACACGCGAACTGGTTCAACAGGCCAAACAGCGCCAGTTGACCGTCTACGGCTGGACGGTAAACAGCAGTCGGCAAATCCAGCGGGCCGTCGATATCGGCGTGGACGGGATCATTACCAACTATCCGGGGCGCGCCAGAAAAATCATCCATGTTGAATAG
- a CDS encoding glycosyltransferase family 2 protein: protein MSVIREIIEGLFIGFTSTVGVISTYQTLVSCAGLFRKKEQVTSEPQKTFAVLVAAHNESAVIAPLIENLKKLDYPREMYDIFVICDNCTDNTAEISRAHGAIACERFDTSKRGKGYGIEWMLENLWARPKQYDAVVMFDADNLVEKNFLKVMNDRLVKGARVIQGYLDSKNPFDSWITLSYAVTYWFTNRMWQLARHNLGLPNTLGGTGLCIESNLLKEMGWGATSLTEDLEFATRCIERGIYPTWAHDTKVWDEKPIDLKASMRQRLRWMQGHYDVAGRYIGSVLKNGLKARRLGMLDAAFYLFQPMYVLMVTMMSLLFLGRYFDIAALTPAATILPTWLVYGSTAVFYLLPILALYLEKVPLKGYLGLLLLPFFFLTWLPIMFYAFFTKKNQVWSHTSHTRAIRIEEIQQ from the coding sequence ATGAGTGTAATTAGAGAGATCATTGAGGGATTATTCATCGGATTCACTTCAACGGTAGGTGTGATTAGCACGTACCAAACGCTGGTTTCTTGTGCGGGCCTGTTCCGCAAAAAGGAGCAGGTGACAAGCGAGCCACAAAAAACATTTGCTGTACTGGTTGCGGCGCATAACGAAAGTGCCGTAATCGCTCCACTGATTGAGAACCTGAAAAAGCTGGACTACCCACGCGAAATGTACGACATCTTCGTCATTTGCGACAACTGTACTGACAACACTGCTGAGATCAGTCGGGCACACGGAGCCATCGCGTGCGAGCGTTTTGACACGTCCAAGCGCGGAAAAGGCTACGGGATTGAGTGGATGCTGGAGAACCTCTGGGCAAGGCCAAAGCAGTACGATGCAGTCGTCATGTTTGATGCAGACAACCTGGTTGAAAAGAACTTCCTGAAAGTGATGAACGACCGTCTGGTCAAAGGGGCGCGCGTGATTCAAGGCTATCTGGATTCGAAAAACCCGTTTGACTCCTGGATTACCCTGTCTTATGCTGTGACGTATTGGTTTACAAACCGCATGTGGCAGTTGGCCCGTCACAACCTTGGCCTGCCGAACACGTTAGGCGGTACGGGCTTGTGCATCGAGAGCAATCTGCTCAAGGAGATGGGCTGGGGAGCAACCAGCCTGACGGAAGACCTGGAGTTTGCTACGCGTTGTATTGAGCGCGGCATTTATCCGACCTGGGCCCATGATACGAAAGTATGGGATGAGAAGCCGATTGACTTGAAAGCTTCGATGCGCCAACGCTTGCGCTGGATGCAAGGTCACTACGATGTGGCTGGACGCTACATCGGAAGCGTACTGAAAAACGGCTTGAAGGCAAGAAGGCTGGGCATGCTTGACGCGGCTTTCTACCTGTTCCAGCCGATGTACGTGCTGATGGTGACGATGATGTCCTTGCTGTTTTTGGGCCGATATTTTGACATTGCGGCTCTGACGCCTGCTGCTACCATCCTGCCAACCTGGCTGGTGTACGGATCTACGGCTGTGTTTTATTTATTGCCGATTCTGGCGCTCTACCTCGAGAAAGTGCCACTAAAAGGATATTTGGGACTGCTCTTGTTGCCGTTCTTTTTCCTGACGTGGCTGCCGATCATGTTTTACGCGTTTTTCACCAAGAAAAATCAGGTGTGGAGCCATACGTCCCACACTCGCGCCATTCGTATCGAGGAGATCCAGCAATAG